In the Candidatus Kryptobacter tengchongensis genome, one interval contains:
- a CDS encoding lipopolysaccharide export system permease protein, with translation MQGKLKIIDIYVTKQFLQMIIFGLIAFILIFILVDLMENLDDFIDQRVSLSIILKYYLYFSPEIIKLTLPVAVLLSCLFTTGRLSNLNELTAIKVGGMSLYRFMMPFLIVSLLLSLLSVYFNGWVVPKTNKKKLNLERVYMRKHLESWGKYNIYIQDTYTRLLSIGYFDDELNVAHRVDIQDFDQDDVTRITARYIAPAMKWDSLKDRWLLINCIYRKFYSNSELIEKKDTLDIGKLNFKPIDIKRKQMKPDEMNLDEMREFIRDQIRSGNDPSRWLTDYYSKLAFPFSNFIVVLFGVALASQKKRAGLAMEFGLSLLIAFLYFIFMKIAASFGYAGILHPFISAWLANIIFLIGGIIVILKVRK, from the coding sequence ATGCAAGGTAAATTGAAAATAATTGATATCTATGTCACGAAACAATTTCTCCAGATGATAATCTTCGGTCTTATTGCCTTCATTTTGATTTTCATTCTGGTTGACCTGATGGAAAACCTTGATGATTTCATTGATCAAAGAGTTTCCCTATCCATAATTTTAAAATACTACCTTTACTTTTCACCCGAAATTATAAAGCTTACTTTGCCCGTTGCGGTTCTACTCTCATGCCTTTTCACAACAGGCAGGTTGTCCAATTTAAACGAACTTACAGCCATAAAAGTTGGGGGTATGAGCCTTTATAGATTCATGATGCCATTTTTGATTGTATCTCTTTTGTTGAGTCTTTTATCGGTTTATTTCAATGGTTGGGTCGTTCCAAAGACCAATAAGAAGAAATTAAACCTTGAAAGAGTTTATATGCGTAAACACTTGGAGTCGTGGGGGAAATATAACATTTACATACAGGATACATACACAAGGCTGTTATCAATTGGATATTTTGATGATGAGCTCAATGTGGCACACAGGGTTGATATTCAGGATTTTGATCAAGATGATGTCACACGGATTACGGCACGCTACATAGCTCCTGCGATGAAATGGGATAGCTTAAAAGATAGATGGTTGCTTATTAATTGCATTTATCGTAAGTTTTACTCAAATAGCGAGTTAATTGAAAAGAAGGATACACTTGATATTGGAAAGTTAAACTTTAAACCAATTGATATAAAACGCAAGCAAATGAAGCCAGACGAGATGAATCTTGATGAGATGAGAGAATTCATACGAGATCAAATAAGAAGCGGGAATGATCCGTCAAGATGGCTGACGGATTATTATTCAAAATTGGCTTTCCCATTTTCAAATTTTATAGTTGTTCTTTTTGGAGTTGCGCTTGCATCTCAAAAGAAAAGAGCCGGGCTTGCAATGGAGTTTGGGCTTAGTTTGTTAATCGCTTTTCTATATTTTATCTTTATGAAGATAGCAGCATCATTTGGTTACGCTGGAATCTTGCATCCATTTATTTCAGCTTGGCTTGCAAATATAATTTTCTTAATTGGTGGGATAATTGTAATTTTAAAAGTGAGAAAATAA
- a CDS encoding lipopolysaccharide export system permease protein, with protein sequence MILYRYILRAHVGPFFFSFFSLILIFLLQFLMKYIDQLIGKGLGFWVIAELIVLNLAWIVVLAVPMSVLVAVLMAFGGLSANNEVTVIKSSGMSLYKMMFPVFLVSLVITGLLIIFNNRVLPDANHRLKVLMIDIHRKKPTLTLHPGIFSTDISGYAILVRKTYEHTNEFEDATIYNYSDPMKQIIITAKRGKISFTPDYKKLIMDLENGEIHEQDVENKNLYRIAKYEKYRVVMEVEGFGFERSPDNAFQRGDRELSAEDMLRIVDSLKNIQKKIYESLNSIAATNFKKPFHGELIMSSSFYQSPVRDSIGDYEALVSAIQKLISLNAIMKNYLTQIEYYDRSIDAYMVEVHKKYAIPFACVVFVLVGAPLGMMARRGNFGVAASLSLFFFLFYWACLIGGEKLADRDILSPFLSMWIANFVVGLLGIYLTIRMGKEAMIIDWYRIKEIMPQKVKTWLGIPEEEEILTDRYAR encoded by the coding sequence ATGATTTTATACAGATACATACTTCGGGCACATGTGGGACCTTTCTTCTTTTCCTTTTTCTCCTTGATATTAATTTTCCTTTTGCAATTTTTGATGAAATATATTGACCAGTTAATCGGGAAGGGTCTTGGATTCTGGGTTATAGCTGAGTTAATAGTCCTAAATCTTGCATGGATAGTTGTCCTTGCGGTTCCGATGTCGGTTCTTGTTGCGGTTCTTATGGCGTTTGGTGGATTATCAGCAAACAATGAAGTAACTGTGATCAAATCAAGCGGAATGAGTTTATACAAGATGATGTTTCCCGTTTTTCTCGTTTCACTTGTGATAACGGGTTTGCTTATAATTTTTAACAACAGGGTTTTACCTGATGCAAATCATAGATTGAAAGTTTTGATGATAGATATACACAGAAAGAAACCCACATTGACACTACACCCAGGAATATTTTCAACCGATATCTCTGGCTATGCGATTTTAGTCAGGAAAACATACGAACATACAAACGAATTTGAGGATGCGACGATTTACAATTATTCTGACCCGATGAAACAAATTATAATAACTGCGAAGCGTGGTAAAATTTCCTTTACACCTGATTACAAAAAGCTGATCATGGATCTTGAAAATGGGGAGATACACGAACAGGATGTAGAAAATAAAAACCTTTACCGAATTGCAAAATATGAAAAATACAGAGTCGTGATGGAAGTTGAAGGATTTGGTTTTGAACGCTCGCCCGACAACGCATTTCAAAGAGGTGACAGGGAGTTAAGTGCTGAAGATATGTTGAGGATAGTTGATAGTTTGAAAAATATTCAGAAAAAAATTTATGAGAGTTTAAATTCAATCGCAGCTACAAATTTTAAAAAGCCATTTCATGGTGAATTGATAATGTCTTCATCGTTTTATCAATCCCCTGTTAGAGATTCAATTGGTGATTACGAAGCGCTTGTATCCGCAATACAAAAGTTGATAAGTTTGAACGCAATTATGAAAAACTATTTGACGCAAATTGAATACTATGATCGTTCAATTGATGCTTACATGGTGGAGGTTCATAAAAAATATGCTATTCCGTTTGCATGTGTTGTTTTTGTTCTCGTTGGGGCTCCGCTTGGTATGATGGCAAGGAGAGGAAATTTTGGGGTTGCAGCAAGTTTAAGTTTGTTCTTCTTTCTTTTTTATTGGGCTTGTTTGATCGGTGGAGAAAAGCTCGCAGATAGGGATATCCTATCGCCATTTTTAAGCATGTGGATTGCAAACTTCGTTGTTGGATTGCTTGGAATTTATCTTACGATAAGAATGGGGAAAGAAGCTATGATAATTGATTGGTATCGTATAAAGGAAATTATGCCACAAAAGGTTAAAACATGGCTTGGCATTCCAGAGGAAGAAGAAATTTTAACGGATAGATATGCAAGGTAA